A window of the Juglans microcarpa x Juglans regia isolate MS1-56 chromosome 5D, Jm3101_v1.0, whole genome shotgun sequence genome harbors these coding sequences:
- the LOC121265422 gene encoding pentatricopeptide repeat-containing protein At2g36240, producing the protein MGFKKLLKRNPKALLSSKTPQPPLSPIPDPSLPLPPPSDSLTPLPILTLSHHTHKPNHHDHLLRFLMAHLKPPFNPTHLLQFLKSKLHRHPAFTHYDFHVFKWASTVDSFRHDHSTFEWMARTLAITDRFDDLGSLLRFMASNPCPCSDGIFSCPRIEPIFRFSINAYSRVGKLNDAAVAFECMRKMIDGRPNVALYNILIHGYVKCGEHHNGLKLYDKMLKDRVKPDVYTFNILISSYCRNSQFGLALELFKEMREKGCCPNVVSFNTLIRGFFRERKFDEGVAMAYEMIELGCEFSRVTCEILVDGLRRGGRVLEACELLSDLSRKGVLPHGYDYFGLMEELCEKGNTGKALGVVDELWRKGDVPSLISCTTLIEGLRRSGKIDEGFMLMERMLRESMVPDSVTFNCLLQGLCDMGRTVDANRLRLLASSKGFEPDETTYRILVSGYTREGKRKEGAAVVDEMLDVGFLRDLTAYNRLMDGLANSRSLLQRQANVISN; encoded by the coding sequence ATGGGTTTCAAGAAGCTTCTGAAGCGCAATCCCAAAGCTCTCCTATCTTCCAAAACACCACAACCACCACTCTCTCCGATCCCAGACCCCTCTCTCCCACTACCACCACCATCGGACTCTCTCACCCCTCTCCCCATTCTCACTCTTTCGCACCACACCCATAAACCCAATCACCACGACCACCTCCTCCGCTTCCTCATGGCCCATCTTAAACCGCCCTTCAATCCCACCCACCTCCTCCAATTCCTCAAGTCCAAGCTCCACCGCCACCCTGCTTTCACTCACTACGACTTCCACGTCTTCAAATGGGCCTCCACCGTCGACTCGTTCCGTCACGACCACTCTACGTTCGAATGGATGGCCCGCACTCTCGCTATCACCGACCGCTTCGACGACCTTGGATCCCTACTCCGGTTCATGGCTTCTAACCCCTGCCCCTGCTCCGACGGTATCTTCTCCTGCCCTCGAATCGAACCCATCTTTAGATTTTCGATCAATGCTTATTCTAGAGTTGGAAAATTAAATGATGCTGCGGTTGCCTTTGAATGTATGAGAAAAATGATCGACGGGAGGCCTAATGTGGCGCTTTATAACATATTGATTCATGGATATGTGAAATGTGGGGAGCATCATAATGGCTTAAAGCTTTATGATAAAATGCTCAAGGATCGGGTTAAGCCGGATGTGTATACgtttaacattttaattagtAGTTATTGTCGTAATTCACAGTTCGGGCTAGCTCTGGAGCTGTTTAAGGAGATGAGAGAAAAGGGGTGCTGTCCAAATGTGGTTAGTTTTAATACCTTGATTAGAGGGTTCTTTAGGGAGAGGAAGTTTGATGAAGGGGTTGCAATGGCTTACGAGATGATTGAATTGGGATGCGAGTTTTCAAGAGTGACCTGTGAGATACTGGTTGATGGGCTTCGTAGAGGAGGTCGGGTTCTGGAGGCATGTGAGCTATTGAGTGATTTATCAAGGAAAGGAGTTTTGCCTCATGGGTATGATTACTTTGGTCTGATGGAGGAGCTCTGTGAGAAAGGAAACACAGGTAAAGCTTTGGGGGTTGTGGATGAGTTATGGAGGAAAGGTGACGTTCCAAGCTTGATTTCTTGTACCACCTTGATCGAAGGTTTGAGGAGGTCCGGGAAAATTGATGAGGGATTTATGCTGATGGAGAGGATGCTTAGGGAGAGCATGGTTCCAGATAGTGTGACATTTAATTGTCTCCTTCAAGGACTTTGTGACATGGGTAGAACTGTGGATGCAAATAGATTGAGGTTGCTGGCTTCAAGCAAGGGTTTTGAACCAGATGAAACAACCTACAGAATTTTGGTGTCCGGTTATACgagagagggaaaaaggaaGGAGGGGGCAGCGGTGGTGGATGAGATGTTGGATGTAGGGTTTTTACGTGATCTTACTGCATATAATAGGTTGATGGATGGCCTTGCAAATTCAAGAAGTTTGCTGCAGCGCCAAGCGAATGTTATTAGTAATTGA
- the LOC121265443 gene encoding heme-binding-like protein At3g10130, chloroplastic isoform X2 has product MLLGYPSSVFTIHGTSISTPRNSKRSPSIITNSTATDRTAAPPRRRPMSAFEARVSLVLALASQASALSQRLLVDTATEAVKYVFPKRFESRNLEEALMAVPDLETVNFTVLSRTEQYEIREVEPYFIAETTMPGKTGFDFNGASRSFNVLAEYLFGKNTTKEKMEMTTPVLTRKNQSVGEKMEMTTPVITKRLEDQDKWQMSFVMPSKYGANLPVPKDPSVRIKEVPRKIIAVLAFSGFVTDEEVKRREAKLREALKTNRQFQIKEGASVEIAQYNPPFTLPFQRRNEIALEVERKEN; this is encoded by the exons atgctcctCGGCTACCCTTCTTCAGTTTTTACTATACACGGAACCTCAATTTCCACTCCAAGGAATTCCAAAAGATCTCCCTCTATCATAACCAACTCCACCGCCACCGACAGGACCGCGGCTCCACCGCGGCGGAGACCTATGTCCGCCTTCGAAGCCCGAGTCTCTCTGGTCCTCGCTCTCGCTTCCCAAGCCTCCGCTCTCTCCCAGAGAC TCTTAGTCGATACGGCGACCGAAGCTGTGAAATACGTGTTCCCGAAAAGGTTCGAGAGTCGGAATCTCGAGGAGGCTCTAATGGCAG TCCCGGACCTAGAGACGGTGAACTTCACTGTTTTGAGCAGGACAGAACAGTACGAGATAAGGGAAGTTGAG CCTTATTTTATAGCGGAGACAACAATGCCTGGGAAGACTGGATTTGACTTCAATGGAGCGTCTCGATCATTCAACGTATTGGCCGAGTACCTGTTTGGTAAG AATACGACCAAGGAGAAAATGGAGATGACTACACCTGTTTTAACGCGTAAGAACCAATCTGTTGGGGAGAAAATGGAGATGACAACTCCAGTGATAACAAAGAGG CTGGAAGATCAAGATAAGTGGCAGATGTCTTTTGTCATGCCCTCAAAGTATGGTGCCAACTTGCCAGTGCCAAAAGATCCATCCGTGAGGATCAAAGAAGTTCCAAGGAAAATTATTGCAGTTCTTGCCTTTTCAG gCTTTGTGACCGATGAAGAAGTTAAACGGAGGGAGGCAAAGTTAAGAGAAGCTCTGAAAACTAATAGACAGTTTCAAATAAAAGAGGGTGCTTCAGTGGAAATTGCACAG TATAATCCACCATTTACGCTTCCATTTCAACGCCGCAACGAGATTGCACTGGAAgtagaaaggaaagaaaattag
- the LOC121265443 gene encoding heme-binding-like protein At3g10130, chloroplastic isoform X1, producing the protein MLLGYPSSVFTIHGTSISTPRNSKRSPSIITNSTATDRTAAPPRRRPMSAFEARVSLVLALASQASALSQRRTFLVDTATEAVKYVFPKRFESRNLEEALMAVPDLETVNFTVLSRTEQYEIREVEPYFIAETTMPGKTGFDFNGASRSFNVLAEYLFGKNTTKEKMEMTTPVLTRKNQSVGEKMEMTTPVITKRLEDQDKWQMSFVMPSKYGANLPVPKDPSVRIKEVPRKIIAVLAFSGFVTDEEVKRREAKLREALKTNRQFQIKEGASVEIAQYNPPFTLPFQRRNEIALEVERKEN; encoded by the exons atgctcctCGGCTACCCTTCTTCAGTTTTTACTATACACGGAACCTCAATTTCCACTCCAAGGAATTCCAAAAGATCTCCCTCTATCATAACCAACTCCACCGCCACCGACAGGACCGCGGCTCCACCGCGGCGGAGACCTATGTCCGCCTTCGAAGCCCGAGTCTCTCTGGTCCTCGCTCTCGCTTCCCAAGCCTCCGCTCTCTCCCAGAGACGTACAT TCTTAGTCGATACGGCGACCGAAGCTGTGAAATACGTGTTCCCGAAAAGGTTCGAGAGTCGGAATCTCGAGGAGGCTCTAATGGCAG TCCCGGACCTAGAGACGGTGAACTTCACTGTTTTGAGCAGGACAGAACAGTACGAGATAAGGGAAGTTGAG CCTTATTTTATAGCGGAGACAACAATGCCTGGGAAGACTGGATTTGACTTCAATGGAGCGTCTCGATCATTCAACGTATTGGCCGAGTACCTGTTTGGTAAG AATACGACCAAGGAGAAAATGGAGATGACTACACCTGTTTTAACGCGTAAGAACCAATCTGTTGGGGAGAAAATGGAGATGACAACTCCAGTGATAACAAAGAGG CTGGAAGATCAAGATAAGTGGCAGATGTCTTTTGTCATGCCCTCAAAGTATGGTGCCAACTTGCCAGTGCCAAAAGATCCATCCGTGAGGATCAAAGAAGTTCCAAGGAAAATTATTGCAGTTCTTGCCTTTTCAG gCTTTGTGACCGATGAAGAAGTTAAACGGAGGGAGGCAAAGTTAAGAGAAGCTCTGAAAACTAATAGACAGTTTCAAATAAAAGAGGGTGCTTCAGTGGAAATTGCACAG TATAATCCACCATTTACGCTTCCATTTCAACGCCGCAACGAGATTGCACTGGAAgtagaaaggaaagaaaattag